The Thunnus albacares chromosome 11, fThuAlb1.1, whole genome shotgun sequence genome contains a region encoding:
- the LOC122991922 gene encoding uncharacterized protein LOC122991922 isoform X1, with protein sequence MTDIKGSCGQKPVILVLMHHTRDVEYSTDGKRWSDVYDNVVLDVHILFHETDRGLLTCPKNHQAVDQIQKELQKHADKHRLNNIQENQEGSKSESDGQDQWKMDSKIVVAFVVGVAVGVGVTPLLQRTGDAGTGSQADKASQTDFQHPEHKLDTSSPRHPDEGNSIPSASTGDEQESSDKKDSGQQSSDDGAKTQADTSSQKDSQHPEHAQDTSSPRHPGRPSHHY encoded by the exons ATGACAGACATTAAAG GCTCCTGTGGTCAGAAACCTGTGATCCTGGTGCTGATGCATCACACCCGAGATGTCGAATATTCAACTGATGGAAAGAGATGGTCTGACGTGTATGACAACGTTGTGTTGGATGTTCACATTCTTTTCCATGAGACAGATAGGGGATTACTGACCTGTCCAAAGAATCATCAGGCAGTCGATCAAATACAGAAAGAGCTCCAGAAACACG cagataaacacagactgaaCAACATACAAGAAAACCAAGAAGGGAGCAAGTCTGAGTCTGACGGACAAGATCAGTGGAAGATGGACTCCAAGattgttgttgcttttgttgttgGTGTTGCTGTTGGTGTTGGTGTTACTCCTCTTCTCCAGCGTACAG GTGATGCTGGAACTGGCTCACAG GCTGACAAGGCCTCACAGACAGACTTTCAGCATCCTGAACATAAACTGGATACAAGTTCTCCACGTCATCCAG ACGAAGGTAACTCCATCCCGTCAGCATCCACAGGTGATGAACAGGAGTCATCAGACAAGAAGGATTCAGGACAACAGAGCAGTGATGATGGAGCAAAGACACAG GCTGACACGTCCTCACAGAAAGACTCTCAGCATCCTGAACATGCACAGGATACAAGTTCTCCACGTCATCCAGGTAGGCCTTCTCATCATTATTAG